Genomic window (bacterium):
GCCGCCGATCTCCCGGGGGTGGTGCTCGACGTCCGCGCGCGGCCCGGGCGGGCGATTCGGCCGGAGGAACTGGGGGTGGGGGCATGGGCCGGGTGCGCGGTCCTGCTGCGCACGGGGATGGAGGAGTGCTGGGAGACGGACCAGTATTGGGACAATAGTCCCTTCCTGCTCGCCGAGACGGCTCGGGCGCTGCTGGAGCGGGGCGCCGCACTGGTGGGGGTCGATTTCTTGAACGTGGATGATGTGACCAATCCGCGCCGGCCCGCGCACACGCTGCTACTGCGTGCGGGCGTGCCCATCGTCGAGAATCTGTGTCGCGTGGCCGCGCTGCCGCCGCGCGGCTTCCGCCTGCACGCGGCGCCGCCCCCGCTGGTGGGGGTCGCGTCGTTTCCGATTCGGGCCTACGCCGTGGTGG
Coding sequences:
- a CDS encoding cyclase family protein is translated as MAKVKTVRRIVDLSHRVTSGMRGYPGIPAPSITAFLTHEASRARYDGQCELTFSHVDIVAGTGTYLDSPYHRDSALPDFATLPLSAAADLPGVVLDVRARPGRAIRPEELGVGAWAGCAVLLRTGMEECWETDQYWDNSPFLLAETARALLERGAALVGVDFLNVDDVTNPRRPAHTLLLRAGVPIVENLCRVAALPPRGFRLHAAPPPLVGVASFPIRAYAVVEEASG